One region of Salvia miltiorrhiza cultivar Shanhuang (shh) chromosome 3, IMPLAD_Smil_shh, whole genome shotgun sequence genomic DNA includes:
- the LOC131018865 gene encoding uncharacterized protein LOC131018865, with amino-acid sequence MRPIIVVDGTHLKGRNKGILFVAVTKDDNEQVFSMAFGIGPIENDESWKWFLYRLKSAYGENSETSIVSNAHISIENAVKEVYSHATHGLCYYHLLNKITRYGKTAVVLYQKAAYAYRESDFDKAMTSLKALKEDGGTYTQLMQVGPERWARSKCLVRLYSFLTSNIAESFNSRLLWARRLPICSMVEAIRHIIEKWFDERQEAAKTFSVDVTPDWRGRGDMSYKLLTGEARSGLGDGVERRGSLRPRRRRGAARLAQA; translated from the exons ATGAGGCCAATAATTGTTGTTgacggcacacacttgaagggccgcaataaaggtattttgtttgttgccGTCACGAAGGACGACAACGAACAAGTGTTTTCGATGGCTTTTGGGATTGgtccgatcgagaatgatgaaTCGTGGAAGTGGTTTTTGTATCGGTTGAAGAGTGCTTATGGTGAGAATTCTGAGACGTCGATTGTTTCCAATGCCCATATCAGTATAGAGAATGCGGTTAAGGAAGTTTATTCGCACGCTACACACGGCTTGTGCTACTACCATTTGTTGAATAAAATTACTCGATATGGCAAGACAGCTGTTGTTTTGTACCAAAAGGCGGCTTATGCATATCGAGAGAGTGATTTTGACAAGGCAATGACAAGCTTAAAGGCATTAAAGGAAGACGGGGGAACATATACCCAGCTTATGCAGGTTGGTCCTGAGAGATGGGCTAGATCTAAGTGTCTTGTTCGTCTTTATAGTTTTCTGACCTCAAATATTGCTGAATCTTTCAATTCTCGATTATTGTGGGCAAGACGTCTGCCTATATGCTCTATGGTTGAGGCGATCCGTCATATCATAGAAAAATGGTTTGATGAAAGACAGGAAGCTGCAAAGACGTTTTCTGTAGATGTTACACCAGATTGGAGAGGTCGCGGAGATATGAG CTATAAG CTCCTGACCGGCGAGGCTCGATCGGGCCTAGGCGACGGCGTGGAGCGGCGAGGCTCGCTCAGGCCTAGGCGACGGCGTGGGGCGGCAAGGCTCGCTCAGGCCTAG
- the LOC131016008 gene encoding 60S ribosomal protein L7a-2 gives MAPKKGAKLPAAAKKKAEKVVNPLFEKRPKQFGIGGALPPKKDLHRFVRWPQVVRIQRKKMILKQRLKVPPPIHQFSKTLDKNLATSLFKMLLKYRPEDRAQKKERLLKRAQAEAEGKTPETKKPIVVKYGLNHVTYLIEQNKAQLVVIAHDVDPIELVVWLPALCRKMEIPYCIVKGKARLGSIVHKKTASVLCLTSVKNEDKMEFSKILEAIKANFNDKYDETRKKWGGGVMGSKSQAKTKAKERVLAKEAAQRII, from the exons ATG GCGCCGAAGAAGGGTGCGAAGCTTCCGGCAGCTGCCAAGAAGAAGGCGGAGAAAGTTGTTAACCCGCTGTTCGAGAAGAGGCCAAAGCAATTCGGGATCGGCGGCGCCCTCCCACCTAAGAAGGATCTTCACAGGTTTGTGAGATGGCCGCAAGTCGTGCGGATTCAGCGCAAGAAGATGATCTTGAAGCAGCGCTTGAAGGTGCCGCCGCCAATTCACCAGTTCTCGAAAACCCTGGACAAGAATTTGG CAACTAGCCTCTTCAAGATGCTTCTCAAATATAGGCCTGAGGATAGAGCACAAAAGAAAGAGCGACTTTTGAAGAGAGCTCAAGCTGAGGCTGAGGGCAAAACTCCCGAGACTAAGAAACCAATTGTGGTGAAGTATGGGCTGAACCACGTGACTTATCTGATCGAGCAG AACAAGGCTCAGTTGGTTGTCATTGCCCATGATGTCGATCCTATTGAGCTGGTTGTGTGGCTACCTGCTTTGTGCAGGAAGATGGAGATCCCATACTGCATTGTCAAGGGCAAAGCTAGATTGGGAAGT ATTGTCCACAAGAAAACTGCCTCTGTTCTGTGCTTGACCTCAGTAAAGAACGAGGACAAGATGGAGTTTAGCAAAATCCTTGAGGCTATCAAG GCCAACTTCAACGACAAATATGACGAGACCAGGAAGAAGTGGGGAGGTGGTGTCATGGGATCAAAGTCACAGGCCAAGACCAAGGCTAAGGAGAGGGTTCTTGCCAAGGAGGCTGCTCAGAGGATAATCTAA
- the LOC131015989 gene encoding ACT domain-containing protein ACR6, which produces MLDRFEKMDDEFAKLLRRINPPRVVIDNDACEDATIIQVDSVNKHGILLQVVQILTDLDLVIKKAYISSDGGWFMDVFNVIDQNGNKIRDQEIISYIQERLESNDDLVEPSLKGLVGLVPSEEHTCIELTGRDRPGLLSEVCAVLTDLECNVVNAEIWTHNERAAAVVLVTDHTTGCAIEDSKRLAVIKELLCNVLRGNSDLNSARMTLPPPGVTQRQRRLHQIMFADRDYEKADKLVGGKVHAKTSRPHVIVTDCAEKDYTVITMRSKDRPKLLFDIICTLTDMQYVVFHGVVHTGRMEAYQEYYIRHIDGVPISSEAERDRVMQCLEAAIERRGTEGLELELCAEDRVGLLSDITRIFRENGLCIKRAEISTRGGKARDTFYVTDVTGSPVDPKTVNSICEQIGHGVLHVKWNIDSSPKPQQESTISFLLGSLFRSRTFSSFT; this is translated from the exons atgctTGACAGATTTGAAAAAATGGATGACGAGTTTGCCAAGCTTCTCCGTAGGATCAATCCACCCAG GGTTGTGATTGATAATGATGCTTGTGAGGATGCAACTATAATACAG gTTGACAGTGTCAATAAGCATGGAATCCTCCTTCAGGTGGTCCAAATTCTGACAGATTTGGATCTTGTGATTAAGAAAGCGTACATTTCATCTGATGGAGGATGGTTCATGGATG TGTTCAACGTGATTGATCAAAATGGAAACAAAATTAGAGATCAGGAGATCATCAGCTACATCCAAGAG AGACTTGAAAGCAATGATGATCTGGTTGAACCTTCTTTGAAAGGACTGGTTGGATTAGTGCCTTCTGAAGAGCATACGTGCATTGAGCTAACAGGAAGAGACAGGCCTGGTTTATTATCTGAAGTCTGTGCTGTCCTTACTGATCTAGAGTGCAATGTGGTAAATGCCGAGATATGGACGCACAATGAGAGAGCTGCAGCTGTGGTTCTTGTCACTGACCATACCACAGGTTGTGCAATTGAAGATTCAAAGCGCCTAGCCGTGATAAAGGAGCTCTTATGCAATGTTCTCAGGGGAAATAGTGATTTAAATTCTGCAAGAATGACACTTCCACCACCTGGTGTTACCCAAAGGCAAAGAAGGTTACACCAGATTATGTTTGCTGATCGAGACTATGAAAAAGCTGACAAATTGGTTGGTGGCAAAGTCCATGCCAAGACCTCCAGACCTCATGTAATTGTAACAGATTGTGCTGAAAAAGATTATACAGTCATCACTATGAGATCAAAAGATCGACCCAAGTTGTTGTTTGATATTATCTGCACTCTGACTGACATGCAGTATGTCGTCTTTCATGGGGTAGTTCACACAGGAAGAATGGAAGCATATCAG GAGTACTATATTCGGCACATAGATGGGGTCCCTATTAGTTCAGAAGCTGAACGTGACCGTGTGATGCAATGTTTGGAAGCAGCCATTGAAAGGCGAGGCACTGAG GGTCTAGAGTTGGAACTATGTGCCGAAGACAGAGTTGGACTTCTATCCGATATCACCAGGATATTTAGGGAAAATGGTCTGTGCATCAAAAGAGCTGAGATCTCAACAAGGGGCGGGAAAGCTAGGGATACTTTCTATGTCACGGATGTGACTGGCAGCCCTGTAGACCCTAAAACAGTCAACTCCATCTGTGAACAGATTGGTCATGGTGTTTTGCACGTCAAATGGAACATAGACTCGTCCCCGAAACCACAGCAGGAGAGCACAATTAGCTTCCTTTTAGGAAGCCTCTTCAGATCACGAACCTTTTCCTCGTTTACTTGA